One Catharus ustulatus isolate bCatUst1 chromosome 16, bCatUst1.pri.v2, whole genome shotgun sequence genomic window, AGGTGAATCCGAAAAGGAGTTCTTACCCCATACCCTATCAAAGGATGTGCAGTGACTCTCAAGTGAAGAACTTTTTTTACAACTCTGTGACAACTGGCAGAATGATCTGAATAACTTCCTGATACTCCTTTTACTGCCTTTATGGTACTTTTCTCTGTGCCCCAGTTGGACTCCTGTCATGGGCCTTGTTCTGCCCAGCAATACAACAGGGACATCCCTGAAAGTGGCCTAAATCCTGCTGCTCATGGATCCTAGCCCAAGGGAGTGGGGTCTGCTTGCTGCCAAGCCAGAATGAGCTGAAGGGTGATCCAGAAGCTCAGCAGAGCAATATTCCCAGTGCaaggggcagagcctggctttTCACCCTGACTgaagagctgaggctgctgtaGAAGGGCCCTGCCATGCTCTGACCATTGGTGGGATGGTGATGACAGCCTGAGATCCTGGCTGTCCTGAGGTCATTTCCTTTGCCCATTAGAAACCTTGGATTGGGCCTGATtgtcacacagagcaggcacagcccctggctTGGGCTTCTTGCTGCtcaccccagctcctccttgtCTTGtccccccacagctcctctgtgcccGGGGCAGAGCTGACTGTGGCTGCAGATGGGGAGCagtggctgggagctgagcagtgccagcGCCCTGAGCTTGGGCTGAGGCACCACTTCCTCTTCCCGGCAAGCAGAAAGGAGCAGGCTGTACCCAGGGCCTTAGAGGCACTGCCCCACGCAGGTACTGCAGGCTGTAGGAGTGTGCAGTGTCCCTCCCAgcgtgtccctgtgtgctgctgatgCCTCTGGTGTGctttggcaggagctgccaggcagagctggcgTCCCGGCTGGCCCTGGAGCGCGCGGGCGAAGCAGCGCCGGACACGCGGGATCAGCGCGGCACTGGGGAGAGCCGGCGGCCTGGGGAGCGCCCaggtgagagcagctccagctgcaggagggagtgAGCACCAGGGCAAAGCCCCTGCTTGTCTTTCCTTGCTGGGAGTCATTTGGGAATCGATGAGCAGACTCTCAGAGTGAGTTTAATTCTCACTCAGGAGAAGCGTTTAAAGCTCTCAGAGCATTTGGAGTGGAATTTGCAGAGTTTCTCAGCAGTTTGGGGTCTGGCAGGTGTTTGTTGCTAAAAATGCTGATCTGTAGCACAGGTCCcagtgacagctctgcttcAGGGACCTGCACCTTGGGTTTGTTACCACCCTGTGCACTGGAGCAGGGTCTGAACAGATGTAGTTGGCTCCCCAACCcaatttgggggattttgctGTTGGATCCGTGGGGCAAACCTCTGTGACTGGACAGACCTGACCCAGTAGTTCCCTATCCCTAGGAGTTGGTGAATGATCCATTGAAGCactcaaggccaggctgaaggGAAGCtggagcaatctggtctagtgaaaggtgtccctgtccatgacagggggtggaatgggatgaacTTTAGAGTCCtttgcaacccaaaccattccatgattctgagATTCTCTGATCTTGCTGCCTGTGACATGTTCCTAGTGACCTGTTCTTTGCTGCCTGCATCTTAGAAGTGAGACAAGTAGAGATCCTGCTGATGCCTGTCCAATACACTTAATCTCTTTGAGATTCTCTTAATAAACAATCCAGCTAGTCTAAAAACATAAATTCCAAAGTGGTAGAATTGCCAGAAAACTCCTCAGTttggcacaggcagctccagctctcttcCTCTGCGAGTCAGAACCCCTAACTGGAATCCCTGTGGCTGGGGAAGCTTCCCAGCAACACCAGCCCCTTGTGTGCTCTgtcccagagagctgcagatgGATTaactgtgtccctgtccttgcagTGCTGGAAGGGTGGCCGCCTTCCCTGAAGTCCCTGAGCTTGCCTGAGctgtcagctgtgctggaggagtgTGTGGGAGAGATGGGTAAGGTGGGAAAGACTCTGGGCATGTGGAGGGACTGTTGTGCTGGGGGAGGCATGGCTGGGTGGGGTTTGGTGGTTTGGAGTGGTTGTTGGGAGAGACCTCACAGTCCCTGCTGCTTCAGGGAAGTCTCCAGGCTCTGGAGTTGTTCTTGCCGCAGATCTTGGGCTCTGAATCATCCCCTGGTGACAGATCCAGACTGAGAGGTGGGGGGTGGTCCCTGCATctcctgctcagtgctgagagctgctggggaagtAGTTCCCTAATCCTGTGTCCTGTTCTCCTGGTGACAGGAAAGTGTCCTAGCAACTTGCAGAGAGTAGAGACACCCctgttttcagagcaggaagcagcacagcagtgactgAGTGCAGCTTCCTGGCCCCTTCCTaatgctgctttttccctttgGTTTGTCCTCAGGAAAAGCTCTGCAAACTGTGACTCAAAACCTCCAAAGGCTCCAAGCCCTGGGGCAGAGCGGGCAGAGCTGGCCAAAGCCATAACCAAGCCAGAAGGGTGAGTGGGAACAACTGCCctgccagtgccaggctgtgacactgaggggacactgcccctccctgccagtgccaggctgtgacactgaggggaccccatccctccctgccagtgCCCAGAGCTCACTCAGAGCCCACACACCAGACCTGAGCTCTGATTCATCCTTGTGTGCCCTCTGCTTGGCTCtccctttgttttccctttggaaaatcCTTAGTCcccttgtccctctgtcccagcagagagtgactgtcccctctctcctggTGGCTGCAGGATTACGACGTCGGGTGACTGTTCCACCCGGAAGCTGAGTGTGCCTGGGACAGGGAGCACGGGGCTGTGCCGAGGGCCACCGCAGCTGGCAGGACATGGAGGAGGCCATGGCCACCAGAGAACACAGCTGGGAGGATGAGGGACAGCGAGGACAACAAGCAGGCCTGACTCAAGGCTCCCAGGATCTTTGTTTGAAAGGTTTTGGTTTGCAGGAGAAGCTCTAAGGCTGGAAATTTTATCTGCCTTAAGCTTCCTGCAGCCCTTGTTGTTCAGGTCTGGGTGGTGGTAGAAAGGTGGCAGTTGTACACAGCAATCAATTCATTATTCTTTTCTGCATCCCAAGCTCGCTAGGGCCTCTGAAATGTGTCCCTGGCTCCTCCTGTGCCATGGGGATTGGCCCAGAGAATGGATCTGAGACCATAAAAAAGGCAGTTTGTGTGGTGGGGTGAAGGGAGTGGAGTTTGATGTTTGGCTGTTTGAGCTGCAGTGGAGCTCAAAGCACAGCCCAGTTCTTAGTTGGAATGTCTGCTCTACTGCCACCCCAGATCTGGGCTTCAAAGCTGTTTCTCCAACCAGCCCACTCGGTTCACTTTGGGTTCTTGCTGCCCTCAGGGGCTGGGTGTGATCATGTTGGTGATTTAGGAATGGCATTCACTGAAACACTCCCAGCTCACCcattccccctcctcccctcccctagggtgggatggagaggagaactGGAGGCACAAAAGATGAAGATCACTGgtagaaataaaagcatttcactGGAAACAGCAGTGAGATAAGGAACAGTAATAGCAACAACAGTAATAACAAAAGTATAAGGATAGGCCCTGGAAAAATGAATCCTATCCTGGCCAGAAGCAGGACATCACTGTTACTCCATCCCCAAGAACTTGGCTTTGTGATCAGTGCTTTATGGCAGAGATCATTGGTCTGGTTTGACAGGGCCAAGATCCCAGCAATGCAGATGTTTCCCTGGAAagacaggagagagaaggaagagctggGACTGTTGAGCTTCCCATGCCTCTGGCAAGCAGGGGAatgccagggcagcagagcagaaacagGGGTAGCTCTGTGCCCCATGGGAGGTGGGCTAAGGAACCACAGCCCAGATGGAGCTGTGGTGCCAGGCTTTGCtcctcagcactgcctgccttTGATGTGCAGGCTTTGTGTTGGGATAGTGGGAAATAGTTCTGCCAGGGTGTTCCTGGGTGGGCACTGCCAAGGACaagcagtgcaggcagaggctgccctgtccctgggagtgGGTGAGGAGTCTGATGTCAGGGACCTTGGTGTAAAGTGGTTTCCAGTGACTCTGTGCTCCCATTCATTCCTGAATCCTGTAAGGGGGTAAAACCACAACAATCAAAATCTCAACTCTGTGTGGAATGGCCTTGATGAATCAGGATAAGTCCCTTTGGGAAGAGGATAGAACTGTGTGTTCCTTCTGGTTTCTGGACCTTGGGCACAGATCCCAAATATAAAAACTCATCCAGCTCCTTCTTTTCAGCTGGTCACCCCTTCTGATGAGCTGCTTGAGTCTCTTTAGACAGGGGTGACAAGTGGTGTCTGTGCTCCTGGGGCCATCCCCTGTCCCAAACCAGGCAGGTGTACCCTCTCAGCTGTGACCCCACGTGCCTGGCAGTGTTCCCCCCTCTGggtgctgcctcctgcccagcacaaaGCACTGTTTTTTCATCTTGAGCAAATGCCATGGAACATGTGGGCACCCAGCTGCAGgatgaggctgcaggagctttACCCTGCAGAGTTTGAATGAGGTGGAGGGAGTTCTCCTTATGCAGCACCCCTGGAAACTCCTCAGAGGGCAGAGAAGTGTTCAGGGCTTTGTCCCACATTCCCTgtcactggaggaaggaggggagtGCCAAGGTCTCTCCTGAGCCTTGGTAGTGCCTCTGGCTGCAGTAGCACTAAAAATAGTGCTGTTTCCCTTGAACTTAAGGCAAagcccccaaaaaaatccaaaggaaaaaggaagggcCTGGGGGCACCTGGAGAGCCAAGGAAGCCctggctcagcagtgccctcagAACGAGGGGCTGTGCAGAACAGTGGCTGGGAGGTGGCTATAGGGATTTAGGGCTGGCTTTGCTAAGTCTGAGGCTGGAATCAAGGGGGCTTGGGGGATTAACATGACCTATCCAATAGATTAGAGTgcctgggaaaagggggaagagttggttgtgtgtgtgtgtgaagggAAAAGTCCccaaacagctgctgcaggagcccaggtGTAAAGACTTCAAGGGGTGACAGCACACAAggggccagcagggaggggatcCTCTACAACAGAATATCCCTGAGGAGGCAATTACTTAACTGCAGGATGTGAAGCAGCATTCCTGTGCAGGCAGTGGGAGTCTGCTGCTACCCTAGGGTGAGCTGTCTGAGAAAAAATAGCATTTGCTGACTTGGATAAATGAATAAAAGTTGGGATGCCTGTGTGTGGTGTGTGGGTTTTtctggaaggagctgggcaATCATTAATTAATAAGTTCCCTGATTTATTGCAGGACAGTCAGGAATGCACACAGGGTTTTCCAGCCTACTCTGCCAGGAGCTTGCAGGCTCAGGGGCTTGGGACTGcctcatcccagcactgcctccatGGGTGATGTGGGGAGCCAGTGGGAGCTGCTTGGGTGAGTCCTGGAGAGAGATCTTCCAATCCAAGGGCTATagagccaggctcagctggCTCCTCtcttcacctggagaagagaaggctccagggacacctcagggcCTCTTCCACAGCCTGAAGGGGTTCCAGGAGAtgtggagagggactggggacaagggatggagggacaggacacagggaatggcttcccactgccagagggcagggatggatgggatattgggaaggaattgttccctgggagggtggggagccctggcaaagggtgcccagagaagctgtggcacctggatccctggcagtgtccaaggccaggctggacagggcttggagcagcctgggacagtgggaggtgtccctgcccatgcttTAAGCTTCTTTCTACCCAGTCCATTCTTAGTCAGCTGTCTGTTCCTCCAGCtgtttccctgccctggagccGACAGAagcagcaggctctgcttgctgaaaaataaatatttatttacatctgAAAAGAGAGTTAATGTGTAAAATGGTCTTGTGGGGGTTCCATTGATCCAGGATTGTTCCTTTATGACTCCAGCCTGGTGCAGCCTCCTTGCTTTGTGTGCTTGAGGCAGTCCCTTTGTGGGGCATGGGGAGAagcctcccagcccctcagggaagggacaggaccTGGAGAACCTCCTCTGTCCATGGGCAGGCAtctcctggagcatcccagctgCTTCCTCTGGCCTGGAGGCGACTTTTGTGCATGGCAAAGGAAGGAGGGTGATGGGGACAAGCTCTGGCAGagtgtctgtgctgctcctgggggtcAGAGCGAGGGGCTGGGCgtgtttccagctgctctgggctcctccaggagagcacagggccaggacaggagcagccctgctcaaACCATGCCATCTCAGCTGCTTCCCTTACTCCTGGGTTTCCTGGGCTCCACAGGCTGCTTGGCCAAGGTAGGATGATCCTTTTGGCACCCTGCTGGAAAGCCAACTCCCAGGATTTTAGCCTTTGGCCAGCAGAATGGttcctgagctcctgccagACCTACAAATCCAGCTTTCCCTCCAcaaagcaggaggaggctgggctggatgctgaacctgggctgggggaggttggCTCTGCCCCAGTGAGTTGCTGCTCTCAAATCCTTCACTCCCAAGGGCTTTTGGGGCTCCAGGGGGTTTAtgcagctggagagcagtgagGAGGACATGGGGGCTGCTGatctgtgctggggaggagctgcaggagcagcccctcgCTGTGACAAGCTTTCCAGGGTGGCTGTGGGTGTCTGGAGCTGACAGGGTCCTGCTGAGATGGtcctgggctgggagccaggggaGGACAGGGTGTGGCCCCGGGTGCAGGGttgggacagcagctcccattcccactgCTGAGGATCAGGCTCCCCACGGCTGCTGCAatcccaggggtgcccaggtgggTGGGGGTCTcctgggggacactgccaggtTCTGCTGATGCTTGGGCAgtgggaggaggcagcaggtTCTGCCCACACAGCCCCGGTGAGGCCCTGctgaggggacagccctgcctggcaggagccaggggTGCCACCTCCCTCTTGTGTCACAGCAGGGCCATCAGCGGCTCCAGTGTCCCAGCCCTTCAGCGGCTCCagtgtcccagcctggccatCTCGAgtgggcactgcccagcacagcttcctGCAGCCACCTGCCCTGTGGCCATTgtggccagcagccccagtgccctgGCCAGTCATCACCTcactgggcacagcagagcaccGGGTGGTCGAGCTTCCAGAGCTGCCACTTCTTCTTCATCTCGGACTTGACCTGccatggaggggagggagcaggggctggtccctggctgtgccctccctgcaggcacggGATGGGGTGGGGAGGCCGGGCAGAaggtgccatggcagggacaaggacagggacagggacgtTACCTCCTTGTTGGCAAAGCAGTACAGCACAGCCACCAGAAAGCCCTGTAGGGAGAGCCAGGAGTGAGTCCCcggtctgtccctgtcctggggctgggatgggcttaGGCTCCCCCCAAGCCCCTTCTGGGTGCGTTTAGGGTGAGGTTCCCATGGCAGCACCGCGCTCTCCGGGGCAGAGAGTGGTTCCcttgcagcacagggaggagagggacccctgatctctgctccctgtgtgcccagagcaAGGACTCGTTTCATTGGCACCTCACCTGGAAGGAGTTGAGGAAGAGGGTGAAGAACACCTTGACGTAGCGCAGGATGCCCGTGGTCTGCTCGTCGGTGGCGAAGATGAAAACGACCTCGTGGATGCCGAAGAGGGGGATGAGGGTCAGGGTGGCTTTGGCCAGTCTGGGGCAGAGCAAGGGGACAGTAAAACTCCCAGAGAACTCCCAGGATGTACAAAGGGGAGGACAGGCGTGGGGAGGGGTAGGGAGTGTGGTGTTATCCCAGACTGTCCCGCCCCTCTCCCGGCCCACCTCAGTTTGTAGTCGGCGTAGCCCTTCTGGTTGGCCCGGAGCTTGGCCAGGATCACCTTGAGGATCCGCATGAAGATGAGCAGGTTGATCTGGGAGGGGGAgacagggcacacagagcccagccctggctgtgacaCTCACCCAGCAGGAGATggcaccccctgtgctgcccttcctcccctcctgccaccccaaaatcctgcctaGGAAGCAGCAGGGGCCAACCCCAGCCCCTTTCTCTGGGCTTCAGCACCCCAGACTCCTTCATGAACCCCCAGAACCAGCAAATTGCTGAACCCCCTGTGTATCTGGCTGCTCCTTGCAGGCCAGCTCTCCCTCCTGGCCTCTGCTGGAAACTTCCCtggggatcccagccctgcccaggggctgagctgctgctatCCAAAcagtcccagggctggcagctgttCCCTACCAGGGAGGCGAGCAGGATGGGGATGCGGATGATCCACCAGTAAGCCATGTTCTCATTCAgagcccagcacctgccagggaGGCACCGAGAGCAGCACCAtcaccctgtgctggggcaggatgCTCCAAGAGctttccagccccagccaggggcTCAGGAACCCCCAGCAGCCTCTGAGCATCCCAGTAGGACCCCctctatccatccatccatccatccatcatccatccatccatccatccctgcctccatccctccattccCTACTCACTCTGCATTCTCCTTCAGGTACTTGGCAACCATCCAGGGCACCACGAACACCACGGGGGTCCCTGCAAGTCACACAGCAAACCCTGTAAAACCAAGCACCCTCCTGAGCTGAGAAGCCACCCCTGCACTGGGGGGGACACCCGGGGTGGCAGAGCCCCCACCCCACACCCTCCTGGGATGGTTGGGACTGCGGTGTGCCCGCAccaggcactgtccctgtcccccacaccaggctctgtccctgtcccccataCCAGGCTCTGTCCCCGTCCCCCAcaccaggctctgtccctgtcccccacaccaggctctgtccctgtccccgccaTGCGCCAGGGTGGCCCCTACCCCAGCCCAGGTAGAGGTAGAGCCTGTAGTAATTCTTCTCGGAGAACACAGCCCCGATGAGCAGCTTGTAGAGGTAGACAGCTTCCACCAGGAACCAGTAGTGGTTGGCCAGGATGCAGTACTGCATCAGCACCTGCGCTGCACGGCACCCCAGCGCTGCCTGCCACGGGAGAGGCACCGTGGGGCTGGCTGTGCGCATGGGGCACCCCACAGCTCACCCACAGCCACCAGGCACCCACAGCTCATCCCCTGGGATATGGTGCTGCACAGGCACCCCCAGACCTCACCCATCAGGGGTGTGGGTGGCACCAAGGGCTCATCCCTCAGGTGCCACATGGGCCCAGAGCTCACCCAGCAGGTGCACAGGTGTTCCAAGAGTTCACCCACTGGGTCATGGGCAGCAGAGACACCCCAAAAGCATGTCCAGAGGGTGGATGGGCACCCCAGGATCATGCACAGGtactccaagccccatccatcAGGTGCACGGGCAACACTGGCACCCCAAGAACTCACCCAGCGGGTGTCTGGGGCTGCATGGGCACCgaccctccccacccccccagccctgccctggacGAGGGTCCCCACgctgccaccagcccagcactTGCCTCGTGGCTCAGCAGAGCCTCCCAGTCGGCCACCTGCACCAGCTCCACACCCCAGCGCCGCTCCAGCAGCGCGTCCTTCACCATCACCGAGGTGGCCCGCAGCCCGAAGGAGGCGAACAGGTTGGCGTGGATGTAATTCCTGGTGCAGCGCAGGTTCCTGCAGAAGCCGGGCTCAGGCAGGGCGGGCTCAgcggggagggagcaggggcgGGGCCGTGTCCTACCTGCAGACGGTGAGGACGAGCAGGGCGGAGATGAGGGTGAGCAGTGACAGCGAGTACCCCACGGTGTAGAGCACCTTGAAGCTCACCATGAGCCGGCGGGCGCCTTCCTGCAGGGGAGCACAGCGCCAGGGAGCCCAGGTGGGTGCATGGCCACCCCCGGCCAGGGTGCCCTGGCCATCCCCGGGGTCCCAGCCAGGGTCCCACCTCCTCAGCAGTGACCTCCAGCTCATCCTCGCATTGGGAGTAGTCCCTCCAGGGCTGGCTACCGTTCACTGTCACCCACTGGCCGTCGGTGCCACACCTGCGGCTCACCAGCCCGTGTTTCACTGTGGACATGAAGCACCAGCACAGTCCCGCAGGCTCCTCCAAGCCCCTCTCCTGGGATGATGGATCTGACCCTGTTCAGTGCCCTGTTCCAGTGCAGGCATGGGCAGGGCAcaagctggctctgc contains:
- the LOC117004083 gene encoding glucagon receptor-like isoform X1; this encodes MLGAGSLRSLVQLAWMCLFSSVRHGEAKVLEKTFEEWLRYRDECLRRMASEPYPAGLFCNRTFDMYACWPDGSPGTTVNVSCPFYLPWFEKVKHGLVSRRCGTDGQWVTVNGSQPWRDYSQCEDELEVTAEEEGARRLMVSFKVLYTVGYSLSLLTLISALLVLTVCRNLRCTRNYIHANLFASFGLRATSVMVKDALLERRWGVELVQVADWEALLSHEAALGCRAAQVLMQYCILANHYWFLVEAVYLYKLLIGAVFSEKNYYRLYLYLGWGTPVVFVVPWMVAKYLKENAECWALNENMAYWWIIRIPILLASLINLLIFMRILKVILAKLRANQKGYADYKLRLAKATLTLIPLFGIHEVVFIFATDEQTTGILRYVKVFFTLFLNSFQGFLVAVLYCFANKEVKSEMKKKWQLWKLDHPVLCCAQ
- the LOC117004083 gene encoding glucagon receptor-like isoform X2 codes for the protein MLGAGSLRSLVQLAWMCLFSSVRHGEAKVLEKTFEEWLRYRDECLRRMASEPYPAGLFCNRTFDMYACWPDGSPGTTVNVSCPFYLPWFEKVKHGLVSRRCGTDGQWVTVNGSQPWRDYSQCEDELEVTAEEEGARRLMVSFKVLYTVGYSLSLLTLISALLVLTVCRNLRCTRNYIHANLFASFGLRATSVMVKDALLERRWGVELVQVADWEALLSHEAALGCRAAQVLMQYCILANHYWFLVEAVYLYKLLIGAVFSEKNYYRLYLYLGWGTPVVFVVPWMVAKYLKENAECWALNENMAYWWIIRIPILLASLINLLIFMRILKVILAKLRANQKGYADYKLRLAKATLTLIPLFGIHEVVFIFATDEQTTGILRYVKVFFTLFLNSFQGFLVAVLYCFANKEVTSLSLSLSLPWHLLPGLPTPSRACREGTARDQPLLPPLHGRSSPR